A genome region from Rhodopseudomonas boonkerdii includes the following:
- a CDS encoding VOC family protein, with product MSKISPCIWYETEAEDAARFYCSLVPNSSIDRVQRAPIDYPGGKAGNVLVVGFTLAGQSFIGLNGGSPATFSTAVSFTIHCEDQAEVDRVWDAILANGGKANACGWINDRWGVPWQIVPNGFTEMLASENGEGAKRAMTAMMGMVKLDLAALKKAFDGG from the coding sequence ATGTCGAAGATTTCCCCCTGCATCTGGTACGAGACCGAGGCCGAAGACGCCGCCCGGTTCTACTGCTCGCTGGTGCCCAACTCCTCCATCGACCGCGTGCAGCGCGCGCCGATCGATTATCCCGGCGGCAAAGCCGGCAACGTACTGGTGGTCGGCTTCACGCTGGCCGGGCAGAGCTTCATCGGCCTCAACGGCGGCAGCCCCGCCACATTCAGCACCGCCGTATCCTTCACCATCCATTGCGAGGACCAGGCCGAGGTCGATCGCGTGTGGGACGCCATTCTGGCGAATGGCGGCAAGGCGAACGCCTGCGGCTGGATCAACGATCGCTGGGGCGTGCCCTGGCAGATCGTCCCGAACGGATTCACGGAAATGCTCGCCAGTGAGAATGGCGAAGGCGCCAAGCGGGCCATGACCGCGATGATGGGCATGGTGAAGCTCGACCTGGCCGCGCTGAAGAAGGCCTTCGACGGCGGCTAG
- a CDS encoding acyl-CoA dehydrogenase family protein has protein sequence MNAHAQIENLIAPDTSGMNFYHADPALRDLLRIHLPADLFKHIEPHLEKLGELVGGPLDEAGRMADRHGPVLHQRDKFGQDVQWVEYHPAYRELENAAFGQFGIHALSHRKGIMGWPSTYPVAAKHAFTFLFNQSEFGMGCPINVTDGAAKLLSKFGDDALQAKYLDGLTQTDMSKLTQGGQFMTEKEGGSDVGKLTARAVREGDHWRLYGEKWFCSNADAKVVMLLARPEGAVGGTKGVGLFLMPRFLDDGTQNRYRIVRLKDKLGTRSMASGEIKLEGAIAYSVGKLDRGFVQMAEMVNSSRLSNGVKSTALMRRAWHDAITVARNRVVFGQRIIDMPLARRQLMKILLATEQGLSMSFLTADALDRAEAGSQDAAALLRILTPTLKFRATRDARKVCGDAMEMRGGVGYIEEFATARLLRDAHLGSIWEGTGNIVALDALMRAVGRHGAEAALAADLHNRLNESQSVPQAWRDRLHALSDRAISFAREVAASTDREGDARRATSALYHVASAVAMAWEAHRIHFQRGDARRLLMSRLVIEHRLLAPDPFAVVESDTQKAIVTHLLGERDVSMAEAGRLVTA, from the coding sequence ATGAACGCCCATGCGCAAATAGAAAATCTGATCGCGCCGGATACGTCCGGGATGAATTTCTACCACGCCGATCCGGCGCTGCGTGATTTGCTCCGCATTCACCTGCCAGCCGATCTGTTCAAGCATATCGAGCCGCATCTCGAAAAGCTGGGCGAACTCGTTGGTGGTCCGCTCGATGAAGCCGGGCGCATGGCCGATCGGCATGGGCCGGTGCTCCATCAACGCGACAAGTTCGGTCAGGACGTGCAGTGGGTGGAATACCATCCCGCCTATCGCGAGCTCGAGAATGCGGCTTTCGGCCAGTTCGGCATCCACGCGCTGTCGCATCGCAAGGGCATCATGGGCTGGCCGTCAACCTATCCGGTAGCTGCGAAGCACGCGTTCACGTTTCTGTTCAATCAGTCCGAATTCGGCATGGGCTGCCCGATCAATGTCACCGATGGCGCGGCGAAGCTGCTGTCGAAATTCGGTGACGACGCGCTGCAGGCGAAATATCTGGACGGGCTGACGCAGACCGACATGAGCAAACTGACCCAGGGGGGGCAGTTCATGACCGAGAAGGAAGGCGGCTCGGACGTGGGTAAATTGACCGCGCGCGCGGTGCGGGAGGGCGATCACTGGCGCCTCTATGGCGAGAAGTGGTTCTGCTCCAATGCGGATGCGAAAGTCGTAATGCTGCTGGCGCGGCCGGAAGGCGCGGTGGGCGGCACCAAGGGCGTCGGCCTGTTCCTGATGCCGCGCTTCCTCGACGATGGCACGCAGAACCGCTACCGGATCGTGCGCCTGAAGGACAAGCTCGGCACGCGCTCGATGGCATCGGGCGAGATCAAGCTGGAAGGTGCCATCGCTTACTCCGTCGGCAAGCTCGACCGCGGCTTCGTGCAGATGGCGGAGATGGTGAATTCGTCGCGCCTCTCCAACGGCGTGAAGTCCACCGCGCTGATGCGCCGGGCGTGGCACGATGCGATCACGGTGGCGCGCAATCGCGTGGTGTTCGGCCAACGCATCATCGACATGCCGCTGGCGCGGCGGCAGCTGATGAAGATCCTGCTGGCGACGGAGCAGGGGCTTTCCATGAGCTTCCTCACCGCCGATGCGCTTGACCGTGCGGAAGCGGGCAGCCAGGACGCGGCGGCGTTGCTGCGTATTCTGACGCCGACATTGAAGTTCCGCGCCACGCGCGATGCTCGCAAGGTCTGCGGCGATGCGATGGAGATGCGCGGCGGCGTCGGCTATATCGAGGAATTCGCCACGGCGCGGTTGTTACGCGATGCGCATCTCGGTTCGATCTGGGAAGGCACCGGCAACATCGTCGCCCTCGACGCGCTGATGCGCGCGGTCGGGCGGCATGGCGCGGAAGCGGCACTCGCTGCCGATCTGCACAACCGGCTCAACGAATCGCAGAGCGTGCCGCAAGCGTGGCGCGATCGGCTGCATGCGTTGTCCGATCGGGCAATTTCATTTGCACGCGAGGTTGCCGCGAGCACGGATCGTGAAGGCGATGCGCGGCGTGCCACCAGCGCGCTGTATCATGTGGCCAGTGCCGTCGCGATGGCGTGGGAAGCGCATCGCATCCACTTCCAGCGCGGCGATGCGCGCCGCCTGCTGATGTCACGCCTCGTCATCGAGCATCGGCTGCTGGCGCCGGATCCTTTTGCAGTGGTGGAGAGCGACACACAGAAGGCCATCGTCACGCATCTGCTCGGCGAGCGCGATGTGAGCATGGCGGAAGCGGGGAGGCTGGTGACGGCGTAA
- a CDS encoding SDR family NAD(P)-dependent oxidoreductase, whose protein sequence is MDIPHYETALIVGAGEGISASLARLLSQQGIRIALAARNTGKLDALCRETGAKAFTSDATQAHDVAKLFKDVEAQIGAPDIVVYNASQRARGPFIELAPNDVAQSIAVSAFGGFLVAQQALQRMLPHKRGAILFTGASASIKGFAQSAPFAMGKFALRGLAQSLAREFAPQGIHVAHFVIDGGIRSSIRTEPADKPDSLLDPDAIAANYWHVLQQPRTAWSSELEIRPWVEKF, encoded by the coding sequence ATGGATATCCCGCACTACGAAACGGCCCTGATCGTCGGCGCCGGTGAAGGCATCAGCGCATCGCTCGCGCGCCTGTTGTCCCAGCAAGGCATTCGTATCGCCCTCGCCGCGCGCAATACCGGCAAGCTCGATGCGCTCTGCCGCGAGACCGGCGCAAAAGCCTTCACAAGCGACGCCACGCAAGCGCACGACGTGGCCAAGCTGTTCAAGGATGTCGAAGCGCAGATCGGCGCACCCGATATCGTCGTCTACAACGCCAGCCAGCGTGCCCGCGGTCCTTTCATTGAACTTGCACCGAATGACGTCGCGCAATCCATCGCGGTCAGCGCCTTTGGCGGTTTCCTTGTTGCGCAGCAGGCGTTGCAACGCATGTTGCCGCACAAGCGCGGCGCCATCCTGTTCACCGGCGCCTCCGCCAGCATCAAGGGTTTTGCACAGTCGGCGCCCTTCGCCATGGGAAAATTCGCGCTGCGCGGCCTCGCGCAATCGCTGGCTCGCGAATTCGCGCCGCAAGGAATCCATGTCGCGCATTTCGTGATCGACGGCGGCATCCGCAGCTCGATCCGCACCGAGCCCGCGGACAAGCCGGATTCGTTGCTCGATCCCGATGCCATCGCGGCAAATTACTGGCATGTCCTGCAGCAACCGCGTACGGCTTGGAGCTCGGAACTCGAAATCCGGCCATGGGTCGAGAAATTCTGA